In the genome of Mangifera indica cultivar Alphonso chromosome 9, CATAS_Mindica_2.1, whole genome shotgun sequence, the window AGAAGATGAGCTATTATAGATGCTAGTGATTGGAGATTAGAAGGCATTTATTCAGAGGAGCAAATGGAATTGGTACTTAAACTAGGATTGTTTTGTTCACACCCTAACCCAGCAGCTCAGCCTAACATGAGGCAGGTGATGCAGTTTCCTGATGGCGATGTTACATTGTCGGATATATCACCTGATAGCAGTTGAATTGAAGTGTTCATAACTAGTAATAAAGCTTCTAATATTGGAATGTCATTTCCTTCATTGTTTGAAATTAGTTTGAGTAATCAGACGATGTCAACTAGTAATTCATAGTAATTCAGTCCTCACAGGACGGTGAATCAAATATCTTTCATGGAATAGTAGTTTTCTTGGGACCAATCAACAGTTTCCCCTGAATACATTACTTTACAGCAatatggttttcttttttctgtgaATTGCATACAGACAAGTCAAATATTAGATGCCAACTAATACAACAATCTGCAATGATTTCAGCAAGTACCCATTTTAAAGCAAGAAATCATTTTTACACATAATTCGTGTGGAcccaattaatataatttattcatactcATGATGCATCAATACCATAACATGAAGCCATTTGGAATTTCTACAACAATGTTACATATAATCTTTGGTATACACGGTTGCCTTACGAGGTTTCGCTTCAAGATTTTGGATTCAATTTCTTCCAAGCTCAAACCTTTGGTCTCTGGGACTATCAGAATTGTGAACAAAACTGATAACAAGGCAATAGCACCAAAATGGAGGAAAAGATTCCCCGCTCCCAGCAACTCCGGCAGAATTAGCAAATGGTAATGCCGATCATCAATAAACCAGTTTATCAAAAGTAGGAATCAAGGACAATCAATAAAGAATGCCTTCAATGGCAAGAATGCAAAGGTAACAATAGCATTTGAACCAAAGTTAGTAAGCAACTGCAAGACTGATGCCTTTTCCTCTTGTACGAAGTGGGAAAATCTCTGACACCATCAGCCAACTGATAGGCCCAAATGATATCtgaaatgatatttaaatagCAAACACTTTATCAGATTCAACCTTCacattgaaaacaaaatctttgTCGATTCTTTTTCGTCTACATTTTTCCAATTACTTTTCCTTAGCATAATATTTTCTTGGTCAATATATGTTTATACCATAGGAAAGTAACTAATTACGGAGAAAATTGTGTAATTAACACCAACAACCAGAAGACATGATTCTTGCCTGGTAGCAACCAACAGAGAGAAGCAGAGCAGCAACAGCAACAAAGGAGAGACCTCCAAGAACTTTGTAATATGCAGAAAGCAGAACTAAGGAAAGTGCCTGTAGTGTAGTCACACAAACTTTCAGAGAGTAAGACTTGGGTTTGATCCTTTACCACGTTTTTGAAACCTAATTTATCTTAGAGACCGGGTGATTTTGGCCTTGCTAAATTATATGATCATGGTAGCAGTCACAAACCACAAACCTTATGGGAACTGTGGGCTATTTGGCCCCAGAATTGGTCAGAACTGGAAAGGCAACAACCGAAACAGATGTATTTACTTTTGGGGCTTTCATGCCTGAGGTGGCTTGTGGAAGGAAGCCGATAGAGCAACAAGCTGATGGAGTGGTAAGTTTGGTTGAATGGATAACCAATTGCTGGAGAAGCAGAGCTATTATCGACGCCAGTGATCCAAGATTAGAAGGCATTTATTCAGAGGAGCAAATGGAGTTGGTACTTAAACTAGGGTTGTTTTGCTCACACGCTAACCCAGCAGTTCGGCCTAACACAAGGCAAGTGATGCAGTATCTTTATGGCGATGCTACATGTCCAGGTATATCACCTGATAGTAGTTCAATTGATGCGTTCATAACTAGAAATGAAGCTTCTAATACTGTAATGTCATTTCCTTCATTGTCAGCAATTATTTCGAACCAGACCATGTCAACTAGTAATTCAGTCCTTACAAAAGGTCGCTGAATCAAATATCTTTCGTGGAATAATAGATTTCTTTGGGTCCAATCAACAGTTTCCCCTGGTTTTCTCAAACTTCTagttcttatatattttttttacttgtcACTATATTCTGCAAGACAAATTTGACTTCAACTGAACACAATCTGTTCTTGCACTACTGTCTACTGAATCATAGATGTTCAAAACACTGTAGCTATCTTTGAAACtgacataataaaaaatcaacaaaaagaatACTTAACTCTACAGCAATAtggttttctttcttctatgAATTGCATACAGACACGCCAAATATTAGATGTTGTTttgtttatctatatattttctcatgtacttctttatatattatagaGAAGAGAGTAAGACTGACacatcttcttcttttctcaCTTTTTCTCTTCGCATAACATTAGAGCAGATCTCAACAAAACCATAGTTTCACCACCTATATAACCATAGTTGCCTTCCTCTCTCTTCTCCATCTATTTTTTCTAGGGTTTCTCTCCTACTTTCAACCACCAAGATCTTGTTCTCTTGTCTTAGGTGAACGGTGAGCACTTAGGGTTTTCTCAAATCACTATTGTGTTATCCTTGAATAAATGGTTTTGTGATTTTGCActatgtatttttatatttttagtttgacGTGGATGTGTTGAGTCTTCATCTACATCCTCTATCTCTTCTGATGTTGttttttaatgacattttttttatcttttcttgaGAACGAGACTCAATAGGGTACCATAATCAAACTTAATGGATCCAATTACCTATTTCAGTCTCAGGTATTTAAAACAGTAATTCAAATTCGTATAATCAACTTGtaaacaaacaattaaacatttcggattttataaaattttgttaataactaaagaaaaacatttatacaattttcattaacaaacaGTCAATTCAAGAGTAATGCcaatgttataaataaattttagatatactatttttagattttacttGCAAACATGTTATCATCATAGAATAATGCCAACACTTAAATTAGACAACTTCTATTTTAAACGCATAAAAGTTAAAGATTTCAAACATTATAGACTCATTTCACTATAAGAAACCTCTTCCAACAATCTCTGTCACTGCTCTCAAATTCCTTCTTCAGCCCCAAACAATAACAACCACCATCATATTTTGTTTAGCGTGTTTGACCTCTTTGAAagactcaaaatttaaaaaaaaaaaattgagataattaattttaaataataaaactttctcttgtctctctctttttctttttctttttttaaataaaatttattaaaaaacaaaagatcaaaacagaaaaaacaaacTAAACTCATCTTGTCTAATTATCTTTACATTAACAAGATAGAGAACAAGATAACAACAGTAAACTATTTACAACAGCTAACCAAAAAAAAACCCaccaaaaaccaaaacaaccaaaggTGCAGCCTCGGACCAGGGGCTGTAACTGCGGCAAAGAAACCAGGCCCTTGTATGACTGCAAGCCATTACCAGTCCCTTATCTTTTGTCCCTATCACATTTGACTTTGTTATcttatttggaaaaagaaagaaaaaaatataataggttacaattttaatgttttagttTACCATTACTGGAATGTGAATGGCTCCCTATCAATGTCAGAGCAGGTAGCTCTGATATAACCATGAAAAAGTCATGAACCAAGAACTTAGGATCAAGGAATGCAAAGGGAgttgattattttgtttaactcaaaaagattaaattcttTCCGTATTCTATTCTCCTAAAAAACtgcatgtaaataaataaactgtTGATTAGAAGGGTTACCAAAATTGGtgaataactaaaatttttaagaaaaaaatttagactCGAATCTCTATCATgtttataaaacttaatttattcaatatagtGATCGTAAGTTTAATCACTATCAAACCAATCCGAACAAGGTTTTTTGGTTACCAGAAAGAATACAGAAATAAACTGTTGGAGATATTCAGCTTGTGTAAGTTCCATTCTTCTGTCAATGTCATTTGAAGCATAAAACAACCATAATTTCCTTGTATTAGATTCCAATATCACCTAACAAATTCAGTCTGATTGGTGGGAACAGGAGAAGTATTTGCGCTGAATCGAAACCATCGTTGAAAGTCCCAACAGGATTactttaataacaataaaaaattccaGACTTCATTGTCAGTGCATGTGTAGAGAGATTGAACAGACCTTTGGTAAATGGAGCCGCCAGGTTTTACTTTCAGTAGCCACGTCTGGCTGCCATCCAACACTCAACCGTTAAACTGTAAACACGCAGCCCAACATTCAAAATTGCTACGATGGATCTAACTCTAATTCCATCATCATGTTTTTACATATGATATATAGACTTGAATAatgacaaatttaaataatggaCATCTAACtacttcaaataaaatattatttgaaaaaaacgGAAAGAGCAAAGATATTAGCATACAATATGAGTAGAGATGGTAGTTTTGGTTCGAATTTAGGGATTCTAACTCTCTCCGGTCTTATCAGGAAGGAGATTCCCTAATAGAAATATAGAAAAGGACAGGGATGAGAATGAAAAAATCCCTGCAATCGGAGACTgtgatacatgtgtcccctctcAGCCCCtaccccgtccccgtccccgtccccgtccccatCCCTATTcccgtccctttatattaatatatttacttaaaatactaacataaatttataatttaagattatttaaatttttaaatttatttagatttttattgtgcatattaaaatagttactatatgatatttgtgacatttaaaataaaagattggttctaatatttttaattttgttatttaatatatttatgctGTGTTAAGAGGGTATGGAGAAGGGATTTTTCTCACATGTATagggaggagattttttctTACAGGGACGGGAAAAGGATGAGAAGAGAATTTTTCCTCAAGGGAAGGGGACAAAGAATCCTTATCATCCTTGTAACAAGGACGAAGATTGATATCTCTTCCGAGAAAAGGGatgggattgagatccccttcCCGCCCctcccattgccatccctaaacATGACCCCAACAATCAGAGGTCAGCATATACAAATGGgtggatttgaatcaaactaacgTGGGTTTGAAAGTGAGTTTGACTTGAGTGACTTGTTTTTTAagctaaatcaaatcaaacgaCAAAAATGGTTAAATTGATAAAGTTGacttgtatttttgtttttggtgaGTAATATTTTCAAGACTTCATAAATATGATagaagctcaaactcaaattatctatttaaaaattaaaatattctgCTAATTTTGCTAACTTCTCATTTTTGAAGTAACATCTATCGGTGGTTAGTTTATTTGTAGTAGAAGCAAAAATCTTGTGTCAACAAATACCAAGAAATATGAATCCAGACTAGTTCAATTAAAACCTTGAGCTACCAGGCTGACATTTCTCCATTACAATTGTAATGGAGAAATGTCAGCCTGGTAGCTCAAGTATTTGAAACAATCAAACTGGCAGCAACATTTTTTCCTCTCCACGGAAGACATATTTTTATCCCAgttgtatctttttttttttttttaaagtgatgGCTGAAGCTGAAGCTCTTAGATCAGTTTACTTTTGGTTGCTTTTCAAATTATCCATCATATTCCTGTGCTCATCTCAAAGTGAAAACGAGTTCATCTACAATAATGGCTTCCATGAAGCCAATCTACAATTGGATGAAATCTCAACAATCCACCCCAATGGTCTATTGCGGCTAACCAACACTTCTCAGAGGCAAGCAGGTCATGCTTTATATCCATTCCCCTTCAAATTCAACACATCTTCCTCTGAATCTCTTTCCTTTTCCACGAATTTTGTTTTTGCCATAGTTCCCCAATCGGATGATATTGGTGGCCAAGGCATAGCTTTTTTCCTCTCTCCTTCTATGGACTTCAGCCAAGTTGTTGCAACTTCATATTTGGGGCTCTTCAACACTACTAACATTGGCCAGACTGAAAATCACATATTCGCGGCCGAGTTTGATACTGTACAGACCCCTGATTTTTATGACATAGATGGAAACCATGTGGGAATTGATGTGAACGGCTTGGTTTCGAAGGAATCTGCTACGGCAACTTATTATTCCAATGAACAAGGGAAGAACGAAAGCTTGGAGCTCAAGAGTGGAGATCCAATTCAGGTTTGGATAGACTACGATGGTGTTGAAAAATTGCTCAATGTGACAATCTCTCCTATTGGAATCACAAAACCAGAAAGGCCTCTCTTGTCAACACCCCTCAATCTTTCTGATGTTCTCTTGGACTCTATGTATGTTGGTTTCTCAGCGTCAACTGGTGAAATTACAAGTGACCAATATGTTCTAGGATGGAGCTTCAACAGAAGTGGACACGCACAAAACCTTGATGTTTCCAAGCTTCCTCCTGTTCCTGCTCAAGGGAAAGCAAGTAAGAAACCTGGAGTACTGGTGATTGTTTTGATTGTAATAGCAGTGGCTGTGTTGTTGATTGTAGTTATTTTAGCTGTTTACATTGTAtggaagaaaaaatatgaagaagTGTGTGAAGACTGGGAAAAAGAATATGGTCCTCAAAGGTTCCCCTATAAGAATCTTTATAAAGCAACCAAAGGTTTCAAGGACAAAGAGCTTATTGGAAAAGGAGGTTTTGGTAAGGTTTACAGAGGCGTGCTTCCTTTGAATGAACAAATCGCTGTCAAGAGAGTCTCTCACAATTCGAAACAAGGGATGAAGGAATTTGTGGCAGAGATTGTCAGCATGGGAAGGCTAAGGCATAGGAACTTGGTGCAACTCCGCGGCTATTGCAGGCGAAAGGGAGAATTTATATTGGTCTATGATTATATGCCTAATGGAAGCCTGGACAAAGTATTATATAGCAATACAGAACAACCTCTCAATTGGTTCCAGCGATTCCGAATCATCAGAGGAATAGCTTCTGGCCTTCTTTACCTGCATGAAGAATGGGAACAAGTTGTTATACATAGAGATGTAAAACCAGGTAATGTTCTATTGGATGCAGAGCTGAATGGGAGGTTAGGTGATTTTGGCCTTGCTAAATTATATGATCATGGTAGCAATCCACAAACCACAAACCTGGTGGGAACTGTGGGCTATATGGCCCCAGAATTGATTAGAACTGGAAAGGCAACTACCGCAACAGATGTATTTGCGTTTGGGGCTTTCATGCTTGAGGTGGCTTGCGGAAGGAGGCCTATAGAGCAACAGGGTGATGGAGTGGTAAGTTTGGTTGCATGGATAACCAATTGCTGGAGAAGAGGAGCTATTATCGACGCTAGTGATCCAAGATTAGAAGGCGTTTATTCACAGGAGCAAATGGAGTTGGTACTTAAACTAGGGCTGTTTTGTTCACACCCTAACCCAGCAGCTAGGCCTAACATGAGGCAGGTGATGCAGTATCTTGACAGCGATGCTACATTTCCAAATATATCACCTGATAGCAGTTCAATTGATGTGTTCATAACTAGTTATGAAGCTTATAATAGTGGAATGTCATTTCCTTCATTGTTCGAAAGTAGTTTGAATAATCAGACCATGTCAACTAGTAATTCACTCCTCACAGGACGGTGAATCAAATATCTCTCATGTAATGATAGCTTTCTTCGGACCAATCAACAGTTTCCCCTGAATTTCTCTCTCTGTTAGTTCTTGTATTTATTCTTGTTACTGTATTTGGCGGGacaaatttgatttcaattgaaCACAATGGCTGGCTCCATATCTATGACAAAAGTAGCTATAATAATATAACCcaagaaaagttaaaaataatccCAGAGATGATCATCAAGTTGCATGGTTTACCTTATAAACTTAATCACATATCACTCAACACTCATAAACTGTGATTAATTTATAAGCTACAACAATCTCAAACCTGCACTAGATTCCTTCTAACAACTGCCCGAAGAGGTTGAGCTTGGGACTGAACCTCCATTACCAATTTGTTCATGCACTTCTGTTTACTGAATCATAGATGTTCAAAATACTGCAGATATCTTTTAAGCAGACACAGTAATAAATCGATGAAAAGAATACATTACTCTACAGCAATGTGGTTTTCTTTCTGATATGAATGCCTACAGACAAGCCAAATATTAGATGCCAACTAATACAACAATGTGCAATGATTTCAGCAAGTAATCATTTTTACACATAATTCATATGGACCCAATtagtataatttattcatactcATGATGCATCAATACCATAACATGAAGCCATTTGGAATTTCTACAACAGTGTTAACATATAATCTTTGGTATACACTGGTGCCTTATGAGGTTTCACTTCAAGATTTTGGATTCAATTGCTTCCAAGCTCAAACCTTTGGTCTCTGGGACTATCAGAATTATGAACGAAACTGATAACAAGGCAATAGCAccaaaaagaaggaaaagattCCCTGCTCCCAGCAACTCCCGCAGAATTAGCAAATGTTAATGCTGATTATCAATAAACCAGTTTACCAAAAATAGGAATCAAGGACAATCAGTAAAGAATTTTTGAGATAAATAGATTGATAGAGTTTGGATAAATGCCTTCAATGGCGAGAATGCAAGGGTAACAATAGCATTTGAACCAAAATTAGTAAGTACTGCAAGACTGATGCCTTTTTCTCTTGTACGAAGTGGGAAAATCTCTGACACTATCAGCCAACTGACAGGCCCAAATGATATCtgaaatgatttttaaataGCAAACACTCTGTTAGATTCAACCTTCacattgaaaacaaaatctttttcaattcttttttcatCTACATTTTTCCAATCACTTTTCCTTAGCATAATATTTTTTGTAGGTCAATATATGTTTATACCATAAAGAAGTAACTAATTACGGAGAAAATTGAGTAATTAACACCAGCAACCAGAAGACATAATTCTTGCCTGGTAGCAACCAACATAGAGAAGCAgagcagcaacaacaacaagGGAGAGACCTCCAAGAACTTTGTAATATCCCGAAAGCAGAACTGAGGAAAGCACCTGTAGTGTAGTCACacaaataaagaagaaaaacagtCCATTATTTTCTCCACCAATTAAAGGCTTCCAAACTCTGAAAAATCAAATATCGAGAAGACAAGATGCATACAATCCCACTGACACCTCCAATCAGTAAGGATCTTCTTCCAAGATCATCAACTTTTAAGACAGCTATCCAAGTCATCAGTAACCGGAGAAGGATCAGGATCAATCCATCACTAAAAGAAGTTTAagtgcccaaaaaaaaaataacatagcaAAGATAACCATCATTCATCCAAAATCAGAAGGTTTTCTGATATAATTTTGAAGGGTCCCTTGAGCAGACCAATTACAACAGAAACTCGAGTAGCATCCGCACCGCAGAGAATCCAGCACTTTTGAGCATTGGTATTGCAAAATTTATTACAAGGTTATGtacagaataaataaataaatatcattcaTTTCACTGGACATTAGCATTATGTACGAAGTACCTGAAGAATTGGACCAGCATAATACAAAACACTTGGTTGTCCTGTTATCTGTTACAAAACGATAGTTCAGCTTGCAAAACAAATTCCTCCAGATTctctcaataatattttttttaggagATACAAATAAGGAAAACATAAACAAAGCAGCACAGACCAGCAAACAGGAAAAAGCACCTGTTGAAAAAGGACCAAACCTCCACCAATTATGAAAGCTTTCAAACTTGGCCCTTGAAACACCTCCAACAAGCTTCCTTCAGATTTCTCATCAGTGGAGGCAGACTTAACTGATAGAAGGGTATCCTCTATTTGCTTTTCAGATATTTTATCACAAGGAGGCCTGCCCCTTAGTTTGCTTAGGGCAACCATGGCCTTCTCTTTGCATTCTTGCAAGGATCCTTTTCCTTGAAATGCCCTGAGAAGCAACCAGCGAGGAGAAGGTGGAAGACTCCACATGCCAAGTCCCATTTACAAAGCAATAAGGGCACTAAGCCCATACATGTAGCGCAAACCCCCAACTGCATTAATTTGGAAGCTTCCCACAAAATAACCTAACTGAAAATAGGACCTTCtttaaactcaactcatttcaagaaaaatataagcATAATATGGAagtataaatcattttaaaaaattaccaaaattcCCAAAACTATGAAGAGCTCCTTTAGAGATATTAGAGTTCCACGAATCTGAGATGGGCAAGTTTCTGCAATGTACAGAGGAGCCCCATGCATAGCCTGTCAAATGATACAGTCATGTTGATGATTGAAATATGATAAGTTACATCCAGAAGAATTAGGTGACTGTACAAAGACAGCTGACAGTAAACCAAGAATCTAACCAACCAATGCCAAGACCATAGAGTAGCCGTCCTGCTAGGAGAACACCAAGGCCTGGAGCATAGGCTGTGATTAGAGCACCAATTACATATAGCACAGCAGCGGTGATAAGCTCACGTCTCCTTCCTTTATTAGTCAATTTAAACAACAGGGTGAGAATGATTTACATATTGGCTCCAAATATTAAGGAGGAAGATGATAAGTAACAGATTACCAAGGAAATCTGCAATTGGGTAGACAAGGATGGACCCAAAAAGAGCTCCATAAAGGGAACCACTAACCTACATATGAGGGAACTTGACATAAAACTGGATAGATACATCCAGGTGATTGTCTGTAGAAACTGACGGCAGGTTtccataaatgaaaaatcagtTCATTTTACGTGTGACACATGAACCATATCACAAGACCAAGCTGAACAGCCAAAAGGTTGAACCATGTCGTGCCACTAAGCTCAGCCGACCGCAATGATTATAAGAATGAACTACATTTTTTAGTGAATATTCTTCTGGGGTAAACTGACTAGTATCTTCGAATGTAGAAATAACCTctacaattatttaaaaaaaaaccacttGAACATATCAGCACCTGCAATGAGATGGTAGCACCAGAGATGGCACCGATGTCATACCCAAATAACAAGCCTCCCAAAGCTGGGAACAGAAACCTGAATGTTGCATGAATTGAGTTAATTTGACGTGGTATAATGCAAATCATAAGAACAACTGGAAAGTTGTTAGATTTGAAGGAaatgaaacaaattattttcagacttaaaaataatctttcagGATCTTATTCATACAACGCTAATGCTTATATGCTTGTCTTTATATAGATAGGTCAGTTACAAGATAGTTTTTTTAGATAACTTACAAACCAGCAGGGAGTTTTTTTTAACTACATGTCTTAATCTAGACACATATAAACTACTAGCAGTTTTCCCAACTGTTTCCACGTAACtcctcttttaatttatttatatatttttatttttgaacaaaaGGTTCAGATAATCTTCAACCCTCCTCCTTGAACCTTTTGGAAACAACTCCAAGAATTTTCTTTAACATCTCGAATATGGACTTCGGCAATATTTTGGTGAGTATATCAGCAGCTTGGGATTCTGAATTGCAATAAAccattttgatttcttttgatttttcagcTTCCCTAATGGCATGATACTTGATATTTATGTGTTTAGTCCTCCCATGTTGGACTGGATTTTCAA includes:
- the LOC123225453 gene encoding L-type lectin-domain containing receptor kinase I.8-like, which encodes MAEAEALRSVYFWLLFKLSIIFLCSSQSENEFIYNNGFHEANLQLDEISTIHPNGLLRLTNTSQRQAGHALYPFPFKFNTSSSESLSFSTNFVFAIVPQSDDIGGQGIAFFLSPSMDFSQVVATSYLGLFNTTNIGQTENHIFAAEFDTVQTPDFYDIDGNHVGIDVNGLVSKESATATYYSNEQGKNESLELKSGDPIQVWIDYDGVEKLLNVTISPIGITKPERPLLSTPLNLSDVLLDSMYVGFSASTGEITSDQYVLGWSFNRSGHAQNLDVSKLPPVPAQGKASKKPGVLVIVLIVIAVAVLLIVVILAVYIVWKKKYEEVCEDWEKEYGPQRFPYKNLYKATKGFKDKELIGKGGFGKVYRGVLPLNEQIAVKRVSHNSKQGMKEFVAEIVSMGRLRHRNLVQLRGYCRRKGEFILVYDYMPNGSLDKVLYSNTEQPLNWFQRFRIIRGIASGLLYLHEEWEQVVIHRDVKPGNVLLDAELNGRLGDFGLAKLYDHGSNPQTTNLVGTVGYMAPELIRTGKATTATDVFAFGAFMLEVACGRRPIEQQGDGVVSLVAWITNCWRRGAIIDASDPRLEGVYSQEQMELVLKLGLFCSHPNPAARPNMRQVMQYLDSDATFPNISPDSSSIDVFITSYEAYNSGMSFPSLFESSLNNQTMSTSNSLLTGR